In Streptomyces violaceusniger Tu 4113, one DNA window encodes the following:
- the lysS gene encoding lysine--tRNA ligase has product MTARKEVPTVAQSTETDWVSRFADEVIAEAERRAPGKPVVCASGLSPSGPIHLGNLREVMTPHLVADEIRRRGYECVHILSWDDYDRYRKVPAGIDPSWSEHIGKPLTSVPAPPGSPYANWAEHFKVPMAEALREMGIDFHPISQTEMYTSGAYREQILHAMRHRREIDAVLDRYRTKEKAGAKKPGKQQQKPVDEAELAAAEGSGAAAEDDGSAGGAGYFPYKPYCSVCDRDLTTVTSYDEETTELAYTCACGHGETVLLTEHNHGKLVWKVDWPMRWAYEGVVFEPSGVDHSSPGSSYVVGGQIVREVFGGEQPIGPMYAFVGISGMAKMSSSKGGVPTPADALEIMEAPLLRWLYARRRPNQSFKIAFDQEIQRTYDEWDALERKITEGTAQPADVAAYGRATRTAMGELPSTPRPLPYRTLASVVDITTGHDEQTLRILSDLDPGNPVTSLEETRPRLDKAERWITTQVPADQRTRVRDEPDTERLAALGDTERESLRLLLDGLDDHWSLDGLTTLVYGVPKIQAGLAPDAKPTPELKVAQRSFFALLYTLLVGRDTGPRLPTLLLAVGADRVRKLLAA; this is encoded by the coding sequence ATGACCGCTAGGAAGGAAGTGCCGACCGTGGCTCAGAGCACCGAGACCGACTGGGTCTCCCGATTCGCCGACGAGGTCATTGCCGAGGCGGAGCGCCGCGCCCCGGGCAAACCTGTCGTCTGCGCCTCGGGTCTCAGCCCGTCCGGCCCGATCCACCTCGGCAATCTGCGCGAGGTCATGACCCCGCACCTGGTCGCCGACGAGATCCGGCGCCGGGGCTATGAATGCGTTCACATCCTGTCCTGGGACGACTACGACCGGTACCGCAAGGTCCCGGCCGGGATCGACCCGTCCTGGTCCGAGCACATCGGCAAGCCGCTCACCTCGGTCCCGGCCCCGCCCGGATCGCCGTATGCGAACTGGGCGGAGCACTTCAAGGTGCCGATGGCCGAGGCGCTGCGCGAGATGGGCATCGACTTCCACCCCATCAGCCAGACCGAGATGTACACCTCGGGGGCGTACCGCGAGCAGATCCTGCACGCGATGCGCCATCGCCGGGAGATCGACGCCGTCCTGGACCGGTACCGCACCAAGGAGAAGGCCGGCGCGAAGAAGCCGGGCAAGCAGCAGCAGAAGCCGGTCGACGAGGCCGAGCTGGCCGCCGCCGAGGGCTCGGGCGCGGCCGCCGAGGACGACGGCAGTGCGGGCGGCGCGGGTTACTTCCCGTACAAGCCTTACTGCTCGGTCTGCGACCGCGATCTGACCACGGTGACCTCGTACGACGAGGAGACCACCGAGCTGGCCTACACCTGCGCGTGCGGCCACGGCGAGACCGTCCTGCTCACCGAGCACAACCACGGCAAGCTGGTCTGGAAGGTCGACTGGCCGATGCGCTGGGCGTACGAGGGCGTGGTCTTCGAGCCCTCGGGCGTCGACCACTCCTCGCCGGGCTCGTCCTATGTGGTCGGCGGCCAGATCGTCCGCGAGGTCTTCGGCGGGGAGCAGCCCATCGGCCCGATGTACGCCTTCGTGGGCATCAGCGGCATGGCCAAGATGTCCTCGTCCAAGGGCGGTGTGCCCACCCCGGCCGACGCCCTGGAGATCATGGAGGCGCCGCTGCTGCGCTGGCTGTACGCCCGCCGCCGGCCCAACCAGTCCTTCAAGATCGCCTTCGACCAGGAGATCCAGCGGACCTACGACGAGTGGGACGCGCTGGAGCGCAAGATCACCGAGGGTACGGCGCAGCCCGCCGACGTGGCCGCCTATGGCCGCGCGACCCGCACCGCCATGGGTGAGCTGCCGAGCACCCCGCGCCCGCTGCCGTACCGCACGCTGGCCTCGGTGGTGGACATCACCACCGGCCATGACGAGCAGACGCTGCGCATCCTCAGCGACCTCGACCCGGGCAACCCGGTCACGTCCCTGGAGGAGACCCGGCCCCGGCTCGACAAGGCCGAGCGCTGGATCACCACCCAGGTCCCGGCCGACCAGCGCACCCGGGTCCGGGACGAGCCGGACACCGAGCGGCTGGCCGCGCTGGGCGACACCGAGCGGGAGTCGCTGCGGTTGCTGCTCGACGGCCTGGACGACCACTGGTCGCTGGACGGTCTCACCACGCTGGTCTACGGAGTGCCCAAGATCCAGGCGGGCCTGGCGCCGGACGCCAAGCCGACGCCGGAGCTGAAGGTCGCCCAGCGGTCGTTCTTCGCGCTGCTCTACACCCTGCTGGTCGGGCGGGACACCGGCCCGAGGCTGCCCACGCTGCTGCTGGCGGTGGGGGCGGACCGGGTGCGCAAGTTGCTCGCGGCCTGA
- a CDS encoding DUF2637 domain-containing protein, with translation MAAMQLTRMHRILAGVVVTGAVVIAGIGFAGSYAAVRDLALDKGFGKFSNVFPIGIDAGIVVLLALDLLLTWIRIPFPLLRQTAWLLTVATIAFNGAAAWPDPIGVGMHAVIPILFVVSVEAARHAVGRIADITADRHMESVRITRWLLAPVPTFRLWRRMKLWELRSYDEVIRLEQDRLVYQARLRARYGRSWRRKAPVESLMPLRLARYGVPLSDTAPAGLAAAGLEPSAVSPTALPRGRTDAADGTGAKSVSPGAQPGPYGPPGALEGAGGTGAADGPQQHPQPPQTQELPLSLPLPVYQQPAGQGHDGRNAVPFDPAAAGHPAPVEQQPQQPQQPHYEQAPQPQYQQVPGQAAQFGQQPEQLQPQQPQLTVPVGPGGRVRPLGGEGVGSHQGVYVPEQREPERYAYEEQPGQPGQPVNQLPDDVPREEVYYATFRQFLADHSRYPSAYQFGQRLRDTYGVSDLSNSELSAYVEDFKERVRLEREAIP, from the coding sequence GTGGCCGCGATGCAACTGACACGGATGCACCGAATACTGGCCGGGGTGGTCGTCACCGGGGCGGTGGTGATCGCGGGGATCGGCTTCGCCGGTTCCTATGCGGCGGTGCGCGATCTCGCCCTCGACAAGGGCTTCGGCAAGTTCTCCAATGTCTTTCCGATCGGTATCGACGCGGGGATCGTGGTCCTGCTCGCGCTGGATCTGCTGCTCACCTGGATCCGGATCCCGTTCCCGCTGCTGCGCCAGACGGCCTGGCTGCTGACCGTGGCCACCATCGCCTTCAACGGCGCGGCCGCCTGGCCGGACCCGATCGGCGTCGGCATGCACGCCGTGATCCCGATCCTGTTCGTGGTCTCCGTGGAGGCCGCCCGGCACGCGGTCGGCCGGATCGCCGACATCACCGCCGACCGGCACATGGAGTCGGTCCGCATCACCCGCTGGCTGCTCGCGCCGGTGCCCACCTTCCGGCTGTGGCGCCGGATGAAGCTGTGGGAGCTGCGCAGTTACGACGAGGTCATCAGGCTGGAGCAGGACCGGCTGGTCTACCAGGCCCGGCTGCGCGCCCGCTACGGGCGCTCCTGGCGCCGTAAGGCGCCCGTGGAGTCGCTGATGCCGCTGCGGCTGGCGCGGTACGGGGTGCCGCTGTCGGACACCGCTCCCGCGGGGCTCGCGGCGGCCGGTCTGGAGCCGTCCGCGGTGTCGCCGACGGCGCTTCCGCGGGGCCGGACCGACGCGGCGGACGGGACGGGGGCCAAGAGCGTCTCCCCGGGGGCCCAGCCGGGCCCGTACGGCCCGCCCGGGGCCCTGGAGGGTGCGGGCGGCACCGGCGCCGCCGACGGCCCGCAGCAGCACCCCCAGCCGCCCCAGACGCAGGAGCTGCCGCTCTCGCTGCCCCTGCCGGTGTACCAGCAGCCCGCCGGGCAGGGCCACGACGGCCGGAACGCCGTGCCGTTCGACCCGGCGGCCGCCGGGCATCCCGCGCCGGTCGAGCAGCAGCCGCAGCAGCCCCAGCAGCCGCACTACGAGCAGGCCCCCCAGCCGCAGTACCAGCAGGTCCCGGGCCAGGCGGCGCAGTTCGGGCAGCAGCCCGAGCAGCTACAGCCGCAGCAGCCCCAGCTCACCGTGCCGGTCGGGCCCGGCGGCCGGGTGCGACCGCTCGGCGGTGAGGGCGTGGGCAGCCATCAGGGTGTGTACGTGCCGGAGCAGCGCGAGCCGGAGCGGTACGCGTACGAGGAGCAGCCGGGGCAGCCGGGGCAGCCGGTGAACCAACTGCCGGACGACGTCCCGCGCGAGGAGGTCTACTACGCGACCTTCCGCCAGTTCCTCGCCGACCACAGCCGGTACCCCTCCGCGTACCAGTTCGGGCAGCGGCTGCGCGACACGTACGGCGTGAGCGACCTCAGCAACAGCGAGCTGTCCGCGTACGTCGAGGACTTCAAGGAGCGCGTCCGCCTGGAGCGGGAAGCCATCCCGTAA
- a CDS encoding DUF3558 domain-containing protein translates to MQPAQRRAHGRRVTPAVAVLITVLAAAGLGGCTGSDSSSGPHDGASGNSGTNASAEPGRFRTLPEACGAVSRKTLQTLLPGAEQDDKVYDGQAVVTYDIDRRDGCRWKVETTSGTRYLTIDFQRVVSYDPSVSDDGRAQETYEKKAVAADIPDAPTAPSTPSSSSQSEGGVSGDSSSSASPGTSSDEPGKSGKGGTSDEADTSNEPGKGTDTPSAGGESSGGSDEGDTASDGTAPRRLDDLGDDAFLNDQLITKDSGIHRDITLVFRSSNVIATIEYDQWTTDKKHIPNSQGLQENAQDLADELTGRLNE, encoded by the coding sequence GTGCAGCCAGCGCAGCGAAGGGCGCACGGACGGCGGGTCACCCCGGCCGTCGCCGTGCTCATCACCGTGCTCGCCGCCGCGGGGCTCGGCGGATGCACCGGCTCCGATTCATCCTCCGGCCCGCACGACGGCGCCTCCGGCAACTCGGGGACGAATGCCTCCGCCGAGCCCGGCCGATTCCGCACCCTGCCCGAGGCATGCGGCGCGGTCAGCCGTAAGACCCTCCAGACCCTGCTGCCGGGCGCCGAGCAGGACGACAAGGTGTACGACGGCCAGGCCGTCGTGACGTACGACATAGACCGGCGGGACGGCTGCCGCTGGAAGGTGGAGACCACCAGCGGCACGCGCTATCTCACGATCGACTTCCAGCGCGTCGTCTCGTACGACCCCTCGGTCAGCGATGACGGCCGGGCGCAGGAGACCTACGAGAAGAAGGCCGTCGCCGCCGACATCCCGGACGCCCCGACCGCCCCCTCGACCCCCTCCTCCAGCTCACAGAGCGAGGGCGGCGTGAGCGGCGACAGCAGCTCCTCCGCCTCCCCCGGCACGAGCTCCGACGAGCCCGGCAAGAGCGGTAAGGGCGGCACGAGCGATGAGGCCGACACATCCAACGAGCCGGGCAAAGGCACCGATACCCCCTCCGCGGGGGGCGAGTCGAGCGGCGGAAGTGACGAAGGTGACACCGCCTCCGACGGCACCGCTCCGCGCCGGCTGGACGACCTCGGCGACGACGCCTTCCTCAACGACCAGCTGATCACCAAGGACTCGGGTATCCACCGCGATATCACGCTCGTGTTCCGGTCCTCGAATGTGATTGCCACCATTGAGTACGACCAGTGGACGACCGACAAGAAGCACATTCCCAACAGCCAGGGACTGCAGGAAAACGCCCAGGACTTGGCCGATGAGCTGACCGGTCGGCTCAACGAATAG
- a CDS encoding RtcB family protein, whose protein sequence is MSYVEVPGAQVPIRMWADPSTVEGVAMQQLRNVATLPWIKGLAVMPDVHYGKGATVGSVIAMAGAVCPAAVGVDIGCGMSAVKTSLTADDLPGDLSRLRSRIEQMIPVGRGMHDDPVDPGRLHAFPTAGWDDFWSRFGGVAEAVKFRQERAVKQMGSLGSGNHFIEFCLDDEGSVWLMLHSGSRNIGKELAEYHIGQARKLPHNQDLIDRDLAVFIADTPQMAAYRHDLFWAQEYAKYNRAIMMALFQDVVRKEFRKARPVFEPVISCHHNYVAEERYEHMDLLVTRKGAIRAGSGDYGIIPGSMGTGSYIVRGLGNEASFNSASHGAGRKMSRNAAKKRFSTRDLEEQTRGVECRKDSGVVDEIPGAYKPIEKVIDQQRDLVEVVARLKQVVCVKG, encoded by the coding sequence ATGTCGTATGTGGAAGTGCCCGGCGCTCAGGTGCCGATCCGGATGTGGGCCGACCCCTCGACGGTCGAGGGCGTGGCCATGCAGCAGCTCCGGAACGTTGCCACGCTCCCCTGGATCAAGGGCCTCGCCGTGATGCCGGATGTGCATTACGGGAAGGGTGCCACGGTCGGCTCGGTGATCGCGATGGCGGGCGCGGTGTGCCCGGCGGCCGTCGGCGTGGACATCGGTTGCGGGATGTCGGCGGTCAAGACATCGCTGACCGCCGACGACCTTCCGGGGGATCTCTCGCGGCTGCGGTCCCGGATCGAGCAGATGATCCCGGTGGGGCGCGGCATGCACGACGACCCGGTGGACCCGGGGCGGCTGCACGCGTTTCCGACGGCGGGCTGGGACGACTTCTGGAGCCGGTTCGGGGGAGTGGCCGAGGCGGTCAAGTTCCGTCAGGAGCGGGCCGTCAAGCAGATGGGTTCGCTCGGGTCCGGTAACCACTTCATCGAGTTCTGCCTCGATGACGAGGGTTCGGTCTGGCTGATGCTGCACTCCGGCTCCCGCAACATCGGTAAGGAGCTCGCCGAGTACCACATCGGCCAGGCCCGGAAGCTGCCGCACAACCAGGACCTGATCGACCGCGACCTGGCCGTCTTCATCGCGGACACCCCGCAGATGGCGGCGTACCGGCACGATCTCTTCTGGGCGCAGGAGTACGCGAAGTACAACCGCGCGATCATGATGGCGCTCTTCCAGGACGTGGTGCGCAAGGAGTTCAGGAAGGCCCGCCCGGTCTTCGAGCCGGTGATCAGCTGCCACCACAACTACGTCGCCGAGGAGCGCTACGAGCACATGGACCTTCTCGTGACCCGTAAGGGCGCCATCCGCGCCGGGAGCGGGGACTACGGGATCATCCCGGGCTCGATGGGCACCGGTTCGTACATCGTGCGCGGTCTGGGGAACGAGGCGTCGTTCAACTCGGCCTCGCACGGAGCGGGCCGGAAGATGAGCCGTAACGCGGCGAAGAAGCGCTTCTCGACCCGGGATCTGGAGGAGCAGACGCGGGGCGTGGAGTGCCGTAAGGACTCCGGCGTCGTGGACGAGATCCCGGGGGCCTACAAGCCGATCGAGAAGGTCATCGACCAGCAGCGGGATCTCGTCGAGGTGGTGGCGAGGCTCAAGCAGGTCGTGTGCGTGAAGGGCTGA
- a CDS encoding cytochrome P450: MTSVALLGQILDHANRADPYPLYAELRRTPVVRDESGPYLVSTYWEIHSLLHDPRVSSDIRNLAPEAKTAPRIEDPDLPPSFIRLDPPDHDRLRRLIMRTYGPPRSPRRVYGLRGEISGIVSGLIDRFQGRDRIDLVDDFSYPFPVTVICRLLGVPQEDEQRFHGWADTVATAIEPPVGTPEEQQAHWRAIREAHHQLADYLSGLIEQRRRAPREDMISALATDRGADESPMSLPEMLSNLTLLLIAGHETTVNLITNGMLTLLRHPDTLKQLRADPDLVIPLVEELLRFEPPVQLLPERTTLDDIEIAGTTIPQGASLWLVPASGNRDPQRFPEPDRFIPDRPDNQHFGFGTGIHNCIGSPLARLEAQAALAELVRRLDNPRLVEDPPPYRHNAVLRGPQHLPIAFDGLSR; encoded by the coding sequence ATGACGTCGGTCGCACTCCTGGGCCAGATCCTCGACCACGCCAACCGCGCCGACCCCTACCCGCTGTATGCCGAACTCCGCAGGACCCCCGTGGTGCGCGACGAATCCGGCCCCTACCTGGTCAGCACCTACTGGGAGATCCACAGCCTGCTCCACGACCCCAGGGTCAGCTCCGACATCCGCAATCTCGCCCCCGAGGCGAAGACCGCCCCCAGAATCGAGGACCCCGACCTGCCGCCGAGCTTCATCAGGCTCGACCCTCCCGACCATGACCGCCTGCGCCGGCTGATCATGCGGACGTACGGCCCCCCGCGCTCCCCCCGGCGCGTCTACGGCCTGCGCGGCGAGATCTCCGGAATCGTCTCCGGCCTCATCGACCGCTTCCAGGGGCGGGACCGGATCGACCTCGTCGACGACTTCTCCTACCCCTTCCCCGTCACCGTGATCTGCCGCCTGCTCGGCGTCCCGCAGGAGGACGAGCAGCGCTTCCACGGCTGGGCCGACACCGTCGCCACCGCCATCGAGCCGCCCGTGGGCACGCCCGAGGAGCAGCAGGCCCACTGGCGGGCCATCCGGGAGGCCCACCACCAGCTCGCCGACTACCTCTCGGGCCTGATCGAGCAGCGCCGCCGCGCACCCCGGGAGGACATGATCTCCGCCCTGGCCACCGACCGCGGAGCCGACGAGAGTCCGATGTCCCTGCCCGAGATGCTCAGCAATCTGACGCTGCTGCTGATCGCGGGCCACGAGACCACCGTCAACCTCATCACCAACGGGATGCTCACCCTGCTGCGCCACCCCGACACCCTCAAGCAGCTACGTGCCGACCCCGACCTGGTCATCCCGCTGGTGGAAGAGCTGCTGCGGTTCGAACCGCCCGTGCAGTTGCTGCCCGAGCGCACCACGCTCGACGACATCGAGATCGCCGGTACCACCATTCCCCAGGGCGCCTCCCTGTGGCTCGTCCCGGCCTCCGGGAACCGGGACCCGCAGCGCTTCCCCGAGCCCGACCGCTTCATCCCCGACCGCCCGGACAACCAGCACTTCGGCTTCGGCACCGGCATCCACAACTGCATCGGCTCGCCCCTGGCCCGCCTCGAGGCGCAGGCCGCCCTGGCCGAACTCGTCCGCCGGCTCGACAACCCCCGCCTGGTCGAGGACCCGCCCCCTTACCGCCACAACGCCGTCCTCAGAGGCCCCCAGCATCTGCCCATCGCCTTCGACGGCCTCAGCCGATAG
- a CDS encoding NAD(P)/FAD-dependent oxidoreductase: MAVDGSLERLRREGRIVVVGASLAGLRAAETLRAEGFAGTLTMIGDEPYEPYDRPPLSKQVLLGRVPADHTALPRRRAIEAQWRLGVAATGLDPTAKRVALADGTSVEYDRLLIATGVRSRPWPNELEAGLDGVFVLRTRDDATRLRHRLKAGPSRVLVIGAGFTGSEIASVCRERDLPVTVAERGPAPLSGALGSVIGDVAAQLHHQHGVDLRCGVMVTGLEGDGAGRLRRAHFSDGGTVDAEVAVVALGATRNTEWLAGSGLAAGPRGIACDAGCRAFDVRGIVADDVFVAGDVARSPHPLFGYQFLSLEHWGNAVAQAEVAAHNMICRGEERRPHLWTPYFWSAQFGVNIKSVGVPNMADQIIVSQGSLGEHRFTAAYGYQGRVIAAVTFDQAKWLEFYQRQIEQAAPFPPPFATVDRRAEGMRPVPAGFPDPSVPTHGPQVTVSGHSPTDQRVTFTPA; the protein is encoded by the coding sequence ATGGCGGTTGACGGTTCCCTGGAGCGGCTCAGGCGCGAGGGCCGCATCGTCGTCGTGGGTGCCTCCCTGGCCGGGCTGCGGGCCGCCGAGACGCTCCGGGCGGAGGGCTTCGCCGGCACCCTCACCATGATCGGTGACGAGCCGTACGAGCCGTACGACCGGCCGCCGCTGTCCAAACAGGTGCTGCTCGGCAGGGTGCCGGCCGACCATACGGCCCTTCCCCGGCGCCGCGCGATCGAGGCGCAGTGGCGGCTGGGTGTCGCCGCGACCGGCCTGGATCCGACGGCCAAGCGGGTGGCTCTCGCCGATGGCACCTCGGTGGAGTACGACCGGCTGCTGATCGCCACCGGGGTCCGCTCCCGCCCATGGCCGAACGAGCTGGAGGCCGGTCTGGACGGCGTCTTCGTGCTGCGGACCAGGGACGACGCCACCCGGTTGAGACACCGGCTGAAGGCCGGGCCCAGCCGGGTGCTGGTGATCGGTGCCGGATTCACCGGCTCGGAGATCGCCTCCGTCTGCCGCGAGCGGGACCTGCCCGTCACCGTCGCCGAACGCGGCCCGGCCCCCCTGTCGGGCGCCCTGGGCAGCGTGATCGGCGACGTGGCCGCCCAACTGCACCACCAGCACGGCGTCGACCTGCGCTGCGGGGTGATGGTCACCGGGCTCGAAGGCGACGGCGCGGGAAGGCTGCGGCGCGCCCACTTCTCGGATGGCGGCACGGTGGACGCGGAGGTGGCCGTCGTCGCCCTGGGGGCGACGCGCAACACCGAATGGCTCGCGGGATCCGGGCTGGCCGCGGGACCGCGCGGGATCGCCTGCGACGCGGGCTGCCGGGCCTTCGACGTACGGGGCATCGTCGCCGATGATGTCTTCGTCGCTGGGGACGTCGCCCGCTCCCCGCATCCGCTGTTCGGCTATCAGTTCCTGTCGCTGGAGCACTGGGGAAACGCGGTCGCACAGGCCGAGGTCGCGGCCCACAACATGATCTGCCGCGGTGAGGAGCGCCGCCCGCACCTGTGGACGCCGTATTTCTGGTCGGCCCAGTTCGGCGTCAACATCAAGTCCGTCGGGGTCCCGAACATGGCCGACCAGATCATCGTCAGCCAGGGGTCGCTGGGCGAACACCGCTTCACCGCGGCCTACGGCTACCAGGGCCGCGTCATCGCCGCCGTCACCTTCGACCAGGCGAAATGGCTGGAGTTCTACCAGCGGCAGATCGAACAGGCCGCGCCCTTCCCGCCGCCGTTCGCCACCGTCGACCGGCGGGCCGAGGGCATGCGTCCGGTGCCGGCCGGATTCCCCGATCCCTCGGTGCCCACCCACGGCCCCCAGGTCACCGTGAGCGGCCACTCCCCGACCGACCAGCGCGTCACGTTCACCCCCGCCTGA
- a CDS encoding ferredoxin has protein sequence MRVVVDLNRCQGYAQCAFLAPDAFAMHGEEALLYDGQPDDTRRLDVLRAEAACPVKAITVEGAGAAWATEGAGVSDGG, from the coding sequence ATGAGAGTTGTCGTTGATCTCAACCGGTGCCAGGGCTACGCGCAGTGCGCCTTCCTCGCGCCGGATGCGTTCGCGATGCACGGTGAGGAAGCGCTGCTGTACGACGGGCAGCCCGACGACACGCGGCGCCTGGACGTCCTGCGGGCGGAGGCGGCCTGTCCGGTCAAGGCCATCACCGTGGAGGGCGCGGGCGCGGCGTGGGCCACGGAGGGGGCGGGTGTCTCCGATGGCGGTTGA
- a CDS encoding SDR family NAD(P)-dependent oxidoreductase, whose product MTTRTAVITGASSGIGAATARRLAAAGFRIVLAARRKERVDALAAELTEAGHEAEAYVLDVTDRAAVESFAAALDRCDVLVNNAGGAIGAEPVATADPADWRAMYEVNVVGVLQVTQALLPALTASGDGTIVVLSSTAGHVAYEGGGGYVAAKHGAHAIAATLRLELCGEPVRVIEIAPGMVRTDEFAVNRFRGDEAQAAAVYEGVAEPLTADDVADTVEWAVTRPSHVNIDMMVIRPRAQAAQHKVHRER is encoded by the coding sequence ATGACCACCCGTACCGCAGTCATCACGGGCGCGAGCAGCGGGATCGGCGCCGCGACCGCGCGCCGCCTGGCCGCCGCCGGATTCCGCATCGTCCTCGCCGCCCGCCGTAAGGAGCGCGTCGACGCGCTCGCCGCCGAGCTGACCGAGGCGGGGCACGAGGCCGAGGCGTACGTCCTGGACGTCACCGACCGTGCCGCCGTGGAGTCCTTCGCCGCCGCTCTGGACCGCTGCGACGTCCTGGTGAACAACGCGGGCGGCGCCATCGGCGCCGAGCCCGTCGCCACCGCCGACCCGGCCGACTGGCGGGCGATGTACGAGGTCAATGTGGTGGGCGTGCTCCAGGTGACCCAGGCGCTGCTGCCCGCCCTCACCGCCTCCGGCGACGGCACGATCGTCGTGCTGTCCTCCACGGCGGGCCATGTGGCGTACGAGGGCGGCGGCGGGTACGTGGCGGCCAAGCACGGCGCCCACGCCATCGCGGCCACCCTGCGCCTGGAGCTGTGCGGTGAGCCGGTACGGGTGATCGAGATCGCCCCGGGCATGGTCAGGACGGACGAGTTCGCGGTGAACCGCTTCCGCGGCGACGAGGCCCAGGCCGCGGCCGTCTACGAGGGCGTGGCCGAGCCGCTGACCGCCGACGACGTGGCCGACACGGTCGAGTGGGCGGTCACCCGCCCCTCGCATGTGAACATCGACATGATGGTCATCCGCCCGCGCGCCCAGGCCGCCCAGCACAAGGTCCACCGCGAGCGCTGA
- a CDS encoding PepSY domain-containing protein, producing the protein MASAGAIAAAALVTGAPGTAWAAGSTPEPHSSPSNKCHQDRAHGDSKGQHENGHQDPNGRHDDNGHQDPNGRHDHVRDDEGSRHDKDSRHDDGGRHEESGQREDSGQREDSGQREDSGRYDEKMNSGRDDHGRQEDNGGQENEEDNGGQENNGSQENNGSQEENGSQDNSRRDDNGRPDMSHYFPGKIWHGPQGRSMARPEQAAQPQQAAQPEQVAQPQEAAQTEQTAQPQQAAQPAEEAQDRGAVRPVTVPAHEDDQARHGQENKQNKENKEHQDAKKNDPVTIAEAIEIAECEVGGRAVTAELVDCPEDDPHHKGNHQDERKDERKDDRKDDRKDPRHHDGQRKDQQRKDEHKDPHQKEGKKVWVVEVECDHTLTTVFIDPETGCVLGTEQEQEQDDHHGDHGKQDDHGDHEGKGGHGRPMVTA; encoded by the coding sequence GTGGCCTCAGCGGGTGCCATCGCGGCTGCGGCCCTGGTCACCGGTGCTCCGGGGACCGCATGGGCCGCGGGCAGCACCCCCGAGCCGCACTCGTCGCCGAGCAACAAGTGCCACCAGGACCGGGCGCACGGCGACAGCAAGGGGCAGCACGAGAACGGTCACCAGGACCCGAATGGCCGCCACGACGACAACGGACATCAGGACCCGAACGGCCGCCACGATCATGTCCGGGACGACGAGGGCAGCCGTCACGACAAGGACAGCCGTCACGACGACGGTGGGCGGCACGAGGAGAGCGGCCAGCGCGAGGACAGCGGCCAGCGCGAGGACAGCGGTCAGCGCGAGGACAGCGGCCGCTACGACGAGAAGATGAACAGCGGTCGTGACGACCATGGGCGCCAGGAGGACAACGGCGGCCAGGAGAACGAGGAGGACAACGGCGGCCAGGAGAACAACGGCAGCCAGGAGAACAACGGCAGCCAGGAGGAGAACGGCAGCCAGGACAACAGCCGGCGGGACGACAACGGGCGCCCGGACATGAGCCACTACTTCCCCGGGAAGATCTGGCACGGTCCCCAGGGCCGCAGCATGGCGCGCCCCGAGCAGGCCGCGCAGCCGCAGCAGGCGGCTCAGCCGGAGCAGGTCGCCCAGCCGCAGGAGGCAGCGCAGACCGAGCAGACGGCTCAGCCGCAGCAGGCCGCCCAGCCCGCTGAGGAGGCCCAGGACCGCGGTGCCGTGCGCCCCGTCACCGTTCCCGCCCACGAGGACGACCAGGCGCGCCACGGCCAGGAGAACAAGCAGAACAAGGAGAACAAGGAGCACCAGGACGCGAAGAAGAACGACCCGGTGACGATCGCCGAGGCGATCGAGATCGCCGAGTGCGAGGTCGGCGGCCGGGCCGTCACCGCCGAGCTGGTGGACTGCCCCGAGGACGACCCGCACCACAAGGGCAACCACCAGGACGAGCGCAAGGACGAGCGCAAGGACGACCGTAAGGACGACCGTAAGGACCCGCGGCACCACGACGGTCAGCGCAAGGACCAGCAGCGCAAGGACGAGCACAAGGACCCGCACCAGAAGGAGGGCAAGAAGGTGTGGGTCGTAGAGGTCGAGTGCGACCACACCCTCACGACCGTCTTCATCGACCCGGAAACCGGCTGCGTCCTGGGTACGGAGCAGGAGCAGGAGCAGGACGACCACCACGGTGACCACGGCAAGCAGGACGACCACGGCGACCACGAGGGCAAGGGCGGCCACGGCCGGCCGATGGTTACCGCCTAG
- a CDS encoding YnfA family protein: protein MLTARSIALFAVAALLEIGGAWLIWQGVREHRGWAWIGAGIISLGAYGFVATLQPDAEFGRILAAYGGVFVAGSLAWGMVADDYRPDRFDVIGALICLAGVAVIMYVPRR, encoded by the coding sequence ATGCTCACCGCACGTTCCATCGCTCTGTTCGCCGTGGCCGCGCTCCTGGAGATCGGAGGCGCCTGGCTCATCTGGCAGGGCGTACGGGAGCACAGGGGTTGGGCGTGGATCGGCGCAGGGATCATCTCCCTGGGCGCCTATGGTTTCGTGGCCACGCTCCAGCCGGACGCGGAGTTCGGCCGCATCCTCGCGGCGTACGGCGGCGTTTTCGTCGCCGGATCGCTCGCCTGGGGCATGGTCGCCGACGACTACCGGCCCGACCGCTTCGATGTCATCGGAGCGCTGATCTGCCTGGCCGGAGTCGCCGTGATCATGTACGTGCCTAGGCGGTAA